The genomic DNA ataCAGTGATCACCAACCAACTATATGGTTTACTAATAAAAGCTAAAAGCAATATTTCAGCTGTGAACGAAATTCAATGGCCAAAGAATTAGATAGGGAAAACTTACCATGAAAGAGGACTAGCTGTTCTGTTAATAAGCAGAAGATTTGAGTACTGCTTGTGCTCCTTAAGGTCCTTCCGACTAACCCCTGCAACATGGGCAATTCCTCTAGCTCCCAACTTCATGCCGGTTGATAAAACTCGATACCACATTTTTGAATTGTCCAATAATACAGGTACAGTCTCTGAGATCAGATCTATATCATACAAAGAGTCCATCCGACAAGAAGATGCTTTCCACCTATCAGAAGATTAAATTATGGTCATTCACATtcctttttttcattaattgttCCCATCGCAGGGGAACTTCATCAATCAAATGCAAAAAACAAGAGTTAAATAATCTCACCCTTCATCAGAAGTAACATTTCCAGATCCAGATTGATGAAGAATCCCCTTCTTGTTGTGTATCGGATTAATACACATCCTAGAAGGCATGACAAAAGTTCTGCAACAAGAACAGTGAGTCAAACACTGAAAGCAAATCAAAGAGTCATATACCAAATCAAACGAGGAGCCACGCAAGCTTAGGACCAATGTGAAAATAACCTAACATAGGTACTTCTTTGCTTATATAACAGATGAATATTGAAGCATCTAAAGTTCTAAACTCTCACACTGATGTATACAGTAAGAACCATCAATAATATTGATAACTAACATGTTGATGCAGCAATGCTCTAAGTCGCCCAATGAGCAAACATACATGAACATCGACATCAGCTAAAATAGACAGATTGAGACCAACCCATTATCATATAAGACAGCTAGACCTTAAAATTACATTCCAATCTCAAATCTTTAACAGCCATGAAAGGCATTCAATGATTTATATTGTCCCTCCGGATCAAATCCATTGCACTGGCCTCAAAGCAATGAAATTGAATCCCTACATGTTCCATTCCCAACCTTTGGCTTTTTCCCTGAATCccatcaaatcaaatcagaaATCATAAGATAAAACTGACAGAAACCAACCAATCCAATTGACGGGATGGGCCGAAAAATGGCTTGGGTGGGGAGGGACTGAACCTTTTAAGAAACATTGCTTCTTCTAGGGCACATCTGAGGCTCGATTCTTGGTGCCCCAGTCCTTCGCAAGAGTCGCAGTGCTTCCCCGGGCAATCAATCTTGTTTCCCCAGTACAAGTACTTGTCGTGGAGGGAGTGCTGGTGCTTCGGACGACCCCATCTAGCCACAATTTCCGAGGTTCCGTAGGGAGAGAGTGAGGAGCCGATGGTGGAACTTAGAGAGCAGAGAAGGAATACTAAGGCGATCACTGCGATGCAGATGAAAACTAGGGAAGCTGAGATGCGGGGTCTTGATCTGGGCTTCATTGCTTTGGGAGTAGCCATGTGAGCAGCAGAGTGGATggcgaagaagaagacgaagaagatCCGTCGTCTGCATGCTGCTTTGCTAAATCTGAGTAGAAggggaagagaaaaaaaaaatataaaaatctgATTTAAAAACGAagctaaataaaaatttatttttttgataaagaaaattaaaattaagaacagaaaggaaaatctttaaaatatttctttattgaaaaatactatttttaagcttttttttttatttatttcttgtgTCTAGATCATTTTGTTACAATCTAATCCCATGGAATTTGAATGTCAAATATTGAACAAGTCATCATAAAATAACCTTAGAAGTTAACCCAATCATCAGATATGAAATGCTCTTTGGATTCCATTCTGCAATTCGATTCGTTCAGAATAACTTAATTTTAACATCTTGTAATATATGAGAATTGATTTCGAAATCATTCGGGGCGAAAAGTGGATATATCAAACTGCCGCTATGCATGTTTCTAGAATTCATAATAGTAGTATATGGATGGGGTTTTGCAACCATAAGGTGAATTGGTGCATTAATTATAACAAGGGGAAAGGCGTGACCGAAAGTGAAGTTCTTGCAATGAAGGTGAATTATTGCAATTGGATAGGATTTTCAATTTGGACAGTGGGTGGGAGACATTTATTGCTCTAACCAAacgaaaaaatatttgaaattcaacagacaaaatgaaaatctcaacaaaacaaaaaatcgaatttgaggctcataaatagaaaaaaatttactaaaATAATTGTGATCTTTAATGGACGGACAAACTCGAGCTGAATTAATTGAAACGATTACGCTTCCAAATATCAGTGTGCAATATCAAAAAATCTCAACCGTTCTTCCCGCCCAACAAACAAATCTCCTTTTCCTGCCAGCGATAATCATTTTTCACCTAATAATTGCAAAAAACAGGAGCCTTCTTTCACAACTACCCTCCATTATGATCTCGGTAACACTTTCACGTTATCGTTCAGGTCATCCGCCGTAGTGACTTGAAACTTAAACTCGAATAAGCGAGTTCCCGAGATTTACCGGCTTTGGATTTCGGCACAGCCGAAATATCTGCACTTACCATTCCAACGGAGATGCCTCTCTGGTCCCAAAACCATCCACGAAAGTACAGTTCAAGAGGTGGACAAGGCAACCACCATGGTTAAAGCACTTCAACATCATCACATGCTTGTTCATTCGGTACAACCTTGGACCATCAAACTTCCCCTACATACAATTCTGGACATTTGAGCCCGTCTCAGGACATCTTTGTACATCACAAAACATGAATGGAAACTCGAGCTGGGGACAACTTTTCTTTCACTCAATTATATAGCTGCCCAGGTACTCCCGGAAAGTGGCCCGAGACGATGACTCGTTTCGGGCAAGTTAGATGCAGTGATGGAAGTGTAGGAAGGAGATTTTATTAGAGATGTAAGTAAGAAACTCGGGTCCACAAAACAGGGATAAGAAACCTGAAAAACCTCGAAACTCACTCCACCAGATCCACCAGTTAGCTGATGATCCTAGTCTTGCATTTTCAAGATCATCCCACCCTCTCAACTGTACAAACCTCTGATCACGATACAGAGAGAACCCTATATAACTCGACAATACAGAGAAAGCGATAACACGAACAAGGGTTCTCATCAGAACCGCCTACCACCACGCCCACGGATTTATCATGGAGACATCCTTTCAACACACGGTGAACGGCTTGAAGTGAATATTTCCCATGTCTCCCTTTAGGCTTTGACATAGTCCAGAGCAGTCAATCACTTTCAATGCAACTACAGAATAGGTGTCGCATGGTATCAAACCTTCTGAATAGTTCGAGCAGAGACCCCACGAACGAGTCTGACAAAACCTAGGAAGTTCAGCTTCCCGTCCGAGTGTCTGATCCAGTCCTGGAGGACTACGTGAACAGGCACCGATGGGCTGAGTCCAAGTTCCTGCAACAGAAGCATAATTGAACAGATTAAGCCCAATTTCGGTAAAAAGAATGAACATCTTTTATTACcgctaaataaaatttgtaCTTAATGAGAAGAGAACATACAGAGGCAAGTTCTTCAATCTTAATGACCCTATTTCCATCTTTTTCAAAAAGCTCAAATCCTCTTCTCGCGTGTTCTTCCCAATTTGCCGTGCCCTCAAGCTGGTGCACACTTATTGAAGCAGCGCAGAATTcttcaaaatctaatttccgGTACTGGACGGAACTAAGCTGCAtacatcaaaaataaaatcatataaatgCTGTCAGTCCGAATCTAAAGTAGTTTTCAGGCAATGAAGATGGAAAATATTTAATCTTTCGAAAGACCTACCAAGTTAACATAATCAAGGACGCGAGAATGCTTCATTGCATCCGTGCAGTTTCTCATTGCTGCCTGCTTAAACCACCCTTAATGAGAACTAATGACCTcataaacaaaacaaaataaaccTGAAGGTATAAGAAGACTAATAACTAACCATCTTAAAATTCTGCATAGTGATGAACCCATTCTTGTTTGGCCCCAACATGTTGAACTGCTCCTTGAGATAAGCTAGCTGAGGTACGGTTAAAGTCTTTGCAAGTGCCTGTCAAATGTTAAATTTTGCACATAACTTGATGAGTGGGTTTAATTCTCAGATCTTAATAAACATTTACACAAAAGTTACAGATATTGATTGCTTGGTCAAAGCAGAATTACTCACACGTAGTGCTGATTTTCGTAAAGAAGaagagcatatatatatttttacaagTCGATATATAATCATATCCAACGTTATCTTCACATCGGGATGACCTGCAAGCCATGGGTGAcctagaaaaaagaaatggagtAATGAGTCACAGATGCACTTCAGAAGATATTTTCTTGGAATGTCAAAAGTTGCCTATTTCATGAAACTTAGAGGCATTTTTTAACACAACTAGACAAGGGGAACAGTTCTCTAAAACCAATAGAGCATCATCTCCATGGTGGATCAGATGGCTTTGTTGACTTACTCAAAGCCTGGGCTGCAGTCAATCTTTTCCGGTAGTCTTTGTTCAATAATCTCTTCACAAAATCTATCGCCTCAGGGGACAATGAAGGCCACGGACTTTCATCAAAACTGGGATCGGCCTTAAGAACGGCTCGGAAGATTCCAGATTCTGTGCGGGCCCAGAAAGGTCGACTCCCACAGAGTAGAATATAGGCTATGACACCGATACTCCACATGTCTGCTTCGGTTCCATACGATCGATGAAGAACCTCAGGAGCTACATAATATGCGCTTCCCACAATATCGTTTAACCGTTCATCTGAAAAGTTACAAATCATCAAGCCAAAGGGAACACCACCACTAATTCAAGGAAGAATAAATGCCAATATGATAAAACTTATCAAACTAAAGCTCTCAAGATTCAGTCAGGGGAAAGAGAGGAGGGGGGGAGACATCTAAATAAGTGGTAAATCACTTAATCCATTAAGTAGTTTTCATCAACCTATTGAATAAGGGAAACTTGGTATGGAAGAATGAAAACACATCAAAATAGAATCACCACCCAAAATGGGATGATTTCATATGGTGCTCCCTTTCATTCCTTTGTACCAAACTCGACTTAATGCTCAAACCTCCTTTGATGCATTTCTCCACTTCTTTCTCCCTTACCCTGTCCCAtccctataatttttttttttccacaaccaGCTAGCAAATGACCTTTAAGCACTGTATCTATGAACTTCTATAAAATGCTGCCTGAGCTTTGGTAAGAAGTTCTAACCTGGCTTTACATAGTCTGAAAGTCCGAAGTCAATGGCCTTCAGAGGGGAGTTCTCACTTTGGGTGGTGTAAAGAAAATTCTGGAGAAGGCATCATATCCAGGTTTAGATGAAACTTTCACAGAAGTCGCAACAAATCTTGGGTTTACTTTCATTAATGACAAAAAGAAGTAAACACCACATATTAATTACCTCAGGCTTTAGGTCCCGGTGGACAACACCTTGGAGATGACAGAAAGCCACTGCAGTTAATATTTGAACCATTACAGCCTTGGCATCTTCTTCGGAGTATTTTCCACCCCTATAAGGTAAATGGATGGTCAGCCATTGTGATTGTAAACATGAGAATAGGTATTGTTTAACAAATAATAATCAGCGTAAGAATTTTTATTACCTTGCAAGTATTCTATCTAGTAATTCACCTCCTTGGCACCACCTGAGAACGGTAGATAGACAGGTAAGACTACATGAATTCGAATTTGAAATATATCTTCTGATCTTTTCACTAATACTTATCCCACAGTTCAATTgctcaaataaattaattaattttccattAACCAACAAGGTAAATACACAGCATAAGTCCCAATCAACCCCCAGTACTTCCCAGAGAAGAGGCCCTTCAGCTGCCATTTCTAACCTTACAGAAATAAGAAAtgggaaaataattaaacttaTGCTAGGTGACGTGGATTCCTATTCACTCTGATTGCCAAATTCTTGTGAGAAAGATAGTTCACATATAATAGGAAAAATAGAGTTGGTTAAAGTTCCTAAAGTATGTTGCTTCCATGTGTCAATATGATGCTATCGCAGCCAGCATTAGATGTAACTAAACAAATGCATAAAAGCAAAAACTGATGTCAAGCAAACCTACTCCATCACAATATAGACATGGTCTTCATCTTCGTAAGCATCGTAGAATTGGACTAAGTTCTTGTGGCCACTCAACGCCCTCAAAATCTTCACTTCCCTTCTCACATCCTCAATAGCAATTGCAGTGGTCATCTGTACAAGGGCAAACAAACATTAAAGCGAAACCTATCTTTGACAGATATATGTGGCTTTCTTTGAAATGGATGACCACAGAATACAGATAAGACAATATCTTGCTAATAGGACTAATTTCTTTCAGATTTTATACTCGCAGCTCTCACGATAATTTTGAACACCCTTATTAACATCAAACCTAATATCATCAGCCCAATTCCACATCATAGTCAGActcaactcagaaagcaatagCGATATAGACACATCAAGAGATTGATCAGAGGAGCAAATTAGAGCAAGATATAAATGTTTCACCACATACTTCATAACCATGTCTCTCAGAAAAGCCAGATCAAGACTTGCATACATaaataaaacatgaaaaaaatgtCTGAACTACAGAGATGACTAAAAATGAGACAGCACATTCAGCAACACGGAGTGGTGCTAACGGAGAGTAAGAATCCaaggaagaaaaataaatttctctttaatttttaaaataaaaaagggggGATTTTCTGCAGACCTTAGACTTGGGGATGactttgacagcagcttcctGCCCCTTCAGGGTCCCTTTCTTGGCCTTAGCCGAGCGAGTGTACCCAAAGTGGCCTCTGCCCACCTCTTCCCCGAGCTCGTAGTGGGCACTAAACTGCTTCGAGAACCCGAAATTCTTGTCGAGCCCAATCTCGCACTCGCTCCCTTCAGGGATTGTGGCCTCATTGGGCTTTACGGTCCCATACCGCTTTGCGAGCAGGGCCCGGATGTGCTTGGCCGGCGAGGGAGGGGGGAAGGGCCGCTTGAAGATCCGGAGAGGGGTTGACTTCACGCTGGAGGAGTTGGAGTTGCCGCCGAGGGCCGGAGAGTTCTTGAAGAGACTCCGGAGGGGGCTGGGGCTGGGGAAAGGGAAGCTCGAGGACTTGCTCTTGGAGTGATGCGGTGGGTTCTGTGGAGTTTCAATCACCAGATCAGGGAAGGCCTCATTCTTATCGAATGTCGGGAGGCCCTGGGGACGAGCTTGTGGGATCTCAGAGGGTTTTCCGTGACAGAGTCCCATGGAATCAACCGCAAAGCGCTGGGAAATCAGAAGATCAACTTTGACTTCAACTGAACACAGCTCCGACAGGGAAGTATGGTATCTGAACTTTCAAAGTTCCAATTTTTTCCCCCAGCTCTGAGCTACAGGGGCTGATACAGGAGGTGGGTCAGCTCCAATTTCCCTGCTGAACCTCCATGAAATCTACAAGGTGCCATTTTTTATCTTTCCAATGGGGTAGAGGAAGGAAGTTGGGGAAGTACTGGGAAATTCTCCTGGAAAATTCAGGTTCCAGGAAAACCCAGAGAATCCCAGGAGGGGGAGTATTTACTAACAAGAAAAGCAGACAGACTTTTTTTGATTTAAACAAACAGACACAtccgaggaggaggaagaagaagaagaagaagaagctgagaAGGCCCTCAACAAACGAAAGTGAAAGCAGACCCCTCCGACGAAGGAAAGAGAATCAGGGCAAGAACCAAGCCTGGGAAGTAATCTTTTGctagaagaaggaaagaataAGGGTGGGGAAGCAATGGCCAAAGAAGCATAAGGAGAAgagagattaaaaaaataataataaggagAGGATTCTTGGAAGAGGCcacaaggaaaagaaaagaggaggCAAGACACTCTCTTTTTCTGC from Punica granatum isolate Tunisia-2019 chromosome 2, ASM765513v2, whole genome shotgun sequence includes the following:
- the LOC116197492 gene encoding uncharacterized protein LOC116197492, giving the protein MATPKAMKPRSRPRISASLVFICIAVIALVFLLCSLSSTIGSSLSPYGTSEIVARWGRPKHQHSLHDKYLYWGNKIDCPGKHCDSCEGLGHQESSLRCALEEAMFLKRTFVMPSRMCINPIHNKKGILHQSGSGNVTSDEGWKASSCRMDSLYDIDLISETVPVLLDNSKMWYRVLSTGMKLGARGIAHVAGVSRKDLKEHKQYSNLLLINRTASPLSWFMECRDRNNRSAIMLPYLFLPSMASKPLRDAANKIKAYLGDYDAIHVRRGDKIKTRKDRFGVERSLHPHLDRDTRPEFILRKIKKWVPTGRTIYIASNERTPGFFSPMSVRYKLAYSSNYSRIIDPVIENNYQLFMVERLIMMGAKTFIRTFKEDDADLALCDDPKKNTKVWQIPVYTADEEAS
- the LOC116197489 gene encoding CDPK-related kinase 7-like; translation: MGLCHGKPSEIPQARPQGLPTFDKNEAFPDLVIETPQNPPHHSKSKSSSFPFPSPSPLRSLFKNSPALGGNSNSSSVKSTPLRIFKRPFPPPSPAKHIRALLAKRYGTVKPNEATIPEGSECEIGLDKNFGFSKQFSAHYELGEEVGRGHFGYTRSAKAKKGTLKGQEAAVKVIPKSKMTTAIAIEDVRREVKILRALSGHKNLVQFYDAYEDEDHVYIVMEWCQGGELLDRILARGGKYSEEDAKAVMVQILTAVAFCHLQGVVHRDLKPENFLYTTQSENSPLKAIDFGLSDYVKPDERLNDIVGSAYYVAPEVLHRSYGTEADMWSIGVIAYILLCGSRPFWARTESGIFRAVLKADPSFDESPWPSLSPEAIDFVKRLLNKDYRKRLTAAQALSHPWLAGHPDVKITLDMIIYRLVKIYICSSSLRKSALRALAKTLTVPQLAYLKEQFNMLGPNKNGFITMQNFKMAAMRNCTDAMKHSRVLDYVNLLSSVQYRKLDFEEFCAASISVHQLEGTANWEEHARRGFELFEKDGNRVIKIEELASELGLSPSVPVHVVLQDWIRHSDGKLNFLGFVRLVRGVSARTIQKV